In Spirobacillus cienkowskii, a genomic segment contains:
- a CDS encoding IS982 family transposase: MDWQSQLITVYLTTCDFFSQLSPTSFLKISPNSNPSFTDQEVTTIYIFGVLMKQKNIKAIFNFTKNFIPNWFPHLPSYEGFLSRLNSLSKLFPELANFILKNNKFKIPKTKSKPFILIDSLPIILTTGFRAHKCNTANDISAIGYCSSKDKFYYGLKLHLAALFQNKKLAAPIDFKITPAATHDLTAVKNDLLNFKHSQIFADRAYCDKSTKKNLNQINSKLHTPIKLSRNKKTLSSDEKVYSKSVSSIRQSIEILFNWLIESSGIQIASKVRSTKGLIVHVFGRFSACLFNYLFKF; the protein is encoded by the coding sequence ATGGACTGGCAGAGCCAACTCATCACTGTATACCTTACTACCTGCGATTTCTTTTCTCAACTCTCTCCAACCTCTTTTTTAAAAATTAGTCCAAACTCAAATCCCTCGTTCACAGACCAAGAAGTCACCACTATTTACATCTTTGGAGTTTTAATGAAACAAAAAAATATAAAAGCTATTTTTAACTTCACTAAAAATTTTATTCCAAACTGGTTTCCTCACTTGCCTTCTTATGAAGGATTTTTGTCAAGACTTAATAGCTTAAGTAAACTCTTTCCTGAACTTGCAAACTTTATTTTAAAAAATAATAAATTTAAAATCCCTAAAACAAAATCCAAACCTTTTATTCTTATTGACTCTTTACCTATTATACTCACAACTGGTTTTCGGGCGCACAAGTGCAATACTGCAAACGATATTTCTGCTATTGGCTATTGCTCTTCAAAAGATAAATTTTACTATGGGTTAAAACTTCATCTCGCTGCTTTGTTTCAAAATAAAAAACTTGCCGCACCTATTGATTTTAAAATCACACCCGCCGCAACTCACGACTTAACTGCTGTTAAGAATGATCTTTTAAACTTCAAACATTCGCAAATCTTTGCCGATCGTGCTTACTGTGACAAATCAACTAAAAAAAACTTGAATCAAATAAACTCTAAATTACACACACCAATTAAACTCTCTCGGAATAAAAAAACTCTTTCTAGTGATGAGAAAGTTTATTCTAAATCTGTTAGCTCTATTCGGCAGTCCATTGAAATCCTTTTTAACTGGTTAATTGAATCCAGCGGTATTCAAATCGCATCAAAAGTTCGATCGACTAAAGGCCTTATCGTCCATGTTTTCGGACGATTTTCTGCCTGCCTGTTTAACTACTTATTCAAATTCTAA
- a CDS encoding helix-turn-helix domain-containing protein, with protein sequence MKISALTLIEEYIPTVEDTKKAEIVIKDISNFCEKKKIKNLELALNFQGNIKNLQLPLSFMPFLMDILNEIAHGNSVTIVPFNKEFTTQEAADILNVSRPFIIKILESGQMPFHKVGAHRRIKAKDLMSFKKKMNKKSKDALDKLARISQEDKLGYED encoded by the coding sequence ATGAAAATAAGCGCCCTAACATTAATAGAAGAATATATTCCAACAGTTGAGGATACTAAGAAAGCTGAAATTGTAATTAAGGATATCTCAAATTTCTGCGAAAAGAAAAAAATAAAAAATCTTGAGCTTGCGTTAAATTTTCAAGGTAATATTAAGAATTTACAACTTCCATTAAGTTTTATGCCATTTTTAATGGACATATTAAATGAAATTGCACATGGAAATTCAGTTACAATTGTGCCATTTAATAAGGAATTTACAACGCAAGAAGCAGCTGACATTTTAAATGTATCACGCCCATTTATTATTAAAATTCTTGAATCGGGACAAATGCCATTTCATAAAGTTGGTGCGCACAGAAGAATCAAAGCAAAAGATTTAATGTCATTCAAGAAAAAGATGAATAAAAAAAGTAAAGATGCACTTGATAAGTTGGCAAGGATTTCTCAAGAAGACAAACTTGGTTATGAAGACTAA
- a CDS encoding phage tail assembly protein: MSEIKSEKKPKVKYAKVIKLTKPLKDLDETITELKFVEMTIEDIMDYSITDLQKNKVILALTASLTGNRLEVVKKLSFADYFKCVEVITDFFTNSQVTLDN, translated from the coding sequence ATGAGTGAAATAAAATCAGAAAAAAAACCAAAAGTTAAATACGCAAAAGTGATTAAGCTCACTAAGCCCCTTAAAGACTTAGACGAAACCATCACCGAGCTTAAGTTTGTAGAAATGACCATTGAAGACATTATGGACTACAGCATTACAGACCTACAAAAAAACAAAGTGATTTTAGCGTTAACGGCAAGTCTTACAGGCAACCGCCTCGAAGTTGTTAAAAAACTCAGCTTTGCCGACTACTTTAAATGCGTTGAGGTGATTACTGATTTTTTTACCAATTCCCAAGTAACTTTAGACAACTAG
- a CDS encoding transposase, with protein MITTYHYRIKDSGKANRVLSQMSRSVNMVWNFCKQTQQEALKNKSVKLIDDKKSDEKISIPYFFSSSEMDGLVAGSSKELGLHSQTVQAISQEYITRRKQFKTLLRWRGKKSLGWVPFKSSAIKIHDGKISYNKNEFSFWNSRELPEDAKIKTGSFCQDKSGHWYLNIAFESELIRIKRDEDKEIGIDIGIKTLATCSNGEKIDRPNLRKNALKKLRYLKRCQRFAQRKQSKSKKYHSLPKSKQERKLHVKVANIRQDYLHKESTKLVKKCSLIVVGDVPCKFMNRNKKLSGISLDSGIGMFKNMLKYKAVRAASIYKEISERDSTRTCSKCSEILPRIGLGVRTWTCEKCKTIHDRDVNASINILNAYKNMFPIGHDRPTRTKKNSS; from the coding sequence ATGATAACAACATATCACTACAGAATTAAAGATTCAGGGAAAGCAAATAGGGTGCTATCTCAAATGTCACGTTCTGTAAATATGGTATGGAATTTTTGCAAACAAACTCAACAAGAGGCTCTTAAAAATAAATCCGTTAAGTTAATAGATGATAAAAAATCGGATGAAAAAATTTCTATTCCGTATTTTTTTTCATCTTCAGAAATGGATGGATTAGTTGCAGGAAGTTCAAAAGAACTAGGTCTTCATTCTCAAACAGTTCAGGCTATTTCTCAAGAATACATCACACGTAGAAAACAATTTAAAACACTCTTGCGTTGGCGTGGTAAAAAATCTCTTGGATGGGTACCATTTAAATCATCTGCAATTAAAATTCATGATGGAAAAATATCTTATAATAAGAATGAATTTTCTTTTTGGAATTCAAGAGAACTACCAGAAGATGCAAAAATAAAAACAGGCTCATTTTGTCAAGATAAGAGCGGTCATTGGTATTTAAATATTGCATTTGAAAGTGAATTAATCAGAATTAAAAGGGATGAAGACAAAGAAATTGGAATTGATATTGGAATAAAAACTCTTGCAACATGTTCAAATGGTGAAAAGATTGATAGACCAAACTTAAGAAAAAATGCTTTAAAAAAACTTCGCTATTTAAAAAGATGTCAACGATTTGCACAAAGAAAACAATCAAAAAGTAAAAAATATCATTCTCTTCCAAAGTCAAAACAAGAAAGAAAACTGCATGTAAAAGTAGCCAATATAAGACAAGACTATTTGCATAAAGAATCTACAAAACTTGTGAAAAAATGTTCCCTAATTGTAGTTGGTGATGTTCCTTGTAAATTCATGAATCGCAATAAAAAGCTATCAGGAATATCACTCGATTCAGGAATAGGGATGTTTAAAAATATGTTGAAGTACAAAGCCGTTAGAGCTGCTTCAATATACAAAGAAATTTCAGAAAGAGATTCAACTCGGACGTGCTCAAAGTGTAGTGAAATACTACCACGGATCGGGCTTGGAGTAAGAACATGGACTTGTGAAAAGTGCAAAACGATCCATGATCGTGATGTCAATGCGAGTATAAACATACTCAACGCATACAAGAACATGTTCCCTATCGGGCATGATAGGCCGACTCGTACGAAGAAAAATTCTAGCTAG
- a CDS encoding C1q-like domain-containing protein, with protein MSNANLKVTEGMVLTSSTLQAVHNEILQGRTLDTLPEISETALKTEMEPKVQNLLISSKNSIAELKKEVERMKININLFSKNLDLEKRFRKLETITPTERDHVLNAVQTFNEQNNAHILNFHAELTKLEQQYLLQDQKFTQIFNAYCLYVLQQQQAHKQDIKTAIDTMEAQQTVLNAKKSVTQHFSRLAADSDTYNSEQYVKLGGAMLQNGDSPWNLELNTYTCPETGIYEFHFNFTGKGDSYHFDVWKNNKKEIDLCFQVSKEFSQLHWMVNLVLQKNDFINIKPNKDPANNGGTLTICGGTPLNTTVTYWPT; from the coding sequence ATGTCCAATGCAAACCTCAAAGTGACCGAAGGCATGGTGCTCACAAGCAGCACGCTGCAAGCGGTGCACAACGAAATTTTACAAGGCCGCACCCTTGATACCTTGCCCGAAATTTCAGAAACCGCCCTTAAAACAGAAATGGAACCCAAGGTTCAAAACCTTTTAATTTCTAGCAAAAACAGCATTGCAGAGCTTAAAAAAGAAGTGGAGCGCATGAAAATAAACATCAATTTATTTTCTAAAAACCTCGACCTCGAAAAACGTTTTCGCAAACTCGAAACCATTACCCCCACCGAGCGCGACCACGTGCTCAACGCCGTGCAAACCTTTAACGAGCAAAACAACGCCCATATTTTAAATTTTCATGCAGAGCTTACTAAACTCGAACAACAATACCTCTTGCAAGATCAAAAATTCACCCAAATTTTTAATGCCTATTGTTTGTATGTTTTGCAGCAACAGCAAGCGCATAAGCAAGATATTAAAACTGCTATTGATACCATGGAAGCACAACAAACGGTGTTAAACGCTAAAAAAAGCGTAACGCAGCATTTTAGTAGGTTGGCAGCAGATAGCGATACATATAACTCAGAACAATATGTAAAGCTTGGTGGAGCAATGTTACAAAATGGAGATTCTCCATGGAATTTAGAACTTAATACCTATACTTGCCCAGAAACTGGAATTTATGAATTTCATTTTAATTTTACTGGAAAGGGAGATAGCTATCATTTTGATGTTTGGAAAAATAACAAAAAAGAAATTGATTTATGCTTTCAGGTGAGTAAAGAATTTTCTCAGCTACATTGGATGGTAAATTTAGTTCTCCAAAAAAACGATTTTATTAACATAAAACCAAATAAAGATCCCGCTAATAACGGCGGTACATTAACAATTTGTGGGGGCACTCCACTCAACACCACCGTCACCTACTGGCCAACTTAA
- a CDS encoding transposase, with the protein MDWQSQLITVYLTTCDFFSQLSPTSFLKISPNSNPSFTDQEVTTIYIFGVLMKQKNIKAIFNFTKNFIPNWFPHLPSYEGFLSRLNSLSKLFPELANFILKNNKFKIPKTKSKPFILIDSLPIILTTGFRAHKCNTANDISAIGYCSSKDKFYYGLKLHLAALFQNKKLAAPIDFKITPAATHDLTAVKNDLLNFKHSQIFADRAYCDKSTKKNLNQINSKLHTPIKLSRNKKTLSSDEKVYSKSVSSIRQSIEILFNWLIESSGIQIASKVRID; encoded by the coding sequence ATGGACTGGCAGAGCCAACTCATCACTGTATACCTTACTACCTGCGATTTCTTTTCTCAACTCTCTCCAACCTCTTTTTTAAAAATTAGTCCAAACTCAAATCCCTCGTTCACAGACCAAGAAGTCACCACTATTTACATCTTTGGAGTTTTAATGAAACAAAAAAATATAAAAGCTATTTTTAACTTCACTAAAAATTTTATTCCAAACTGGTTTCCTCACTTGCCTTCTTATGAAGGATTTTTGTCAAGACTTAATAGCTTAAGTAAACTCTTTCCTGAACTTGCAAACTTTATTTTAAAAAATAATAAATTTAAAATCCCTAAAACAAAATCCAAACCTTTTATTCTTATTGACTCTTTACCTATTATACTCACAACTGGTTTTCGGGCGCACAAGTGCAATACTGCAAACGATATTTCTGCTATTGGCTATTGCTCTTCAAAAGATAAATTTTACTATGGGTTAAAACTTCATCTCGCTGCTTTGTTTCAAAATAAAAAACTTGCCGCACCTATTGATTTTAAAATCACACCCGCCGCAACTCACGACTTAACTGCTGTTAAGAATGATCTTTTAAACTTCAAACATTCGCAAATCTTTGCCGATCGTGCTTACTGTGACAAATCAACTAAAAAAAACTTGAATCAAATAAACTCTAAATTACACACACCAATTAAACTCTCTCGGAATAAAAAAACTCTTTCTAGTGATGAGAAAGTTTATTCTAAATCTGTTAGCTCTATTCGGCAGTCCATTGAAATCCTTTTTAACTGGTTAATTGAATCCAGCGGTATTCAAATCGCATCAAAAGTTCGAATCGACTAA
- a CDS encoding phage baseplate assembly protein, which yields MIQLKANGKIFEGWLTASVTRSLAAVSGAFEIGYTDRWSGQGEKWQLKAGDLCELSYKGKPIICGYIDSVSSQYGSSERSLSVQGRDKTGDLVDSCNISEAKEFKGKSLKQLAELLAAPFGIAVHGKSAAATASLPQISVQHNETVWESIDRYVKFQGVLAYPDAKGGLVLADVGSVVAATLREGENILSCSVEHNESEKFATYVVVGNTRNADEPHKTARGEVSDSSVKRPRLKSIVSHKAITEAEAKERAKWEMAQRVAQSLRVTVECVDWLNPSSQQIWEINTLVTIKAPACGLEGDFLIEETRFSCNENGLKTSLKLVLKDAYTQKTERDKQSVGEIGEV from the coding sequence ATGATTCAGCTCAAAGCCAATGGCAAAATTTTTGAAGGGTGGCTTACGGCTTCGGTTACCCGATCGCTTGCCGCCGTAAGTGGTGCGTTTGAAATTGGGTATACCGACAGATGGAGTGGCCAAGGCGAAAAATGGCAACTCAAAGCAGGCGATTTGTGTGAGCTGAGCTACAAAGGCAAACCGATAATTTGTGGCTACATTGATTCTGTGAGCAGTCAGTATGGCAGCTCTGAGCGATCGCTCTCGGTGCAGGGGCGCGATAAAACGGGCGACCTGGTAGACTCTTGCAATATTTCTGAGGCCAAAGAGTTTAAGGGCAAATCGTTAAAGCAACTGGCTGAGCTGCTTGCAGCGCCGTTTGGCATTGCGGTGCACGGCAAAAGTGCTGCAGCAACGGCAAGTTTACCGCAAATCAGTGTGCAGCATAACGAAACCGTATGGGAAAGCATCGATCGCTACGTTAAGTTTCAGGGAGTGCTCGCTTACCCCGACGCCAAGGGCGGCTTGGTGCTTGCCGATGTGGGCAGCGTTGTGGCGGCAACTCTTCGCGAAGGCGAAAATATTTTAAGCTGTTCTGTAGAGCACAACGAAAGCGAAAAGTTTGCCACCTATGTGGTGGTGGGCAATACCCGCAATGCCGACGAGCCGCACAAAACCGCTCGGGGCGAGGTGAGCGATAGCAGTGTAAAGCGGCCAAGGCTTAAGAGTATTGTCAGTCACAAAGCCATTACCGAAGCCGAGGCCAAAGAGCGCGCCAAGTGGGAAATGGCGCAACGGGTTGCGCAGTCGTTACGGGTTACCGTGGAGTGCGTCGATTGGCTAAACCCCAGTAGTCAGCAAATTTGGGAAATCAATACTCTTGTTACCATTAAGGCTCCTGCCTGTGGCTTAGAGGGCGATTTTTTAATAGAAGAAACTCGCTTTTCTTGCAATGAAAATGGCCTCAAAACCAGTTTAAAACTTGTACTCAAAGATGCCTACACCCAAAAAACCGAGCGCGATAAGCAATCTGTGGGCGAAATTGGCGAGGTTTGA
- a CDS encoding helix-turn-helix domain-containing protein, which yields MTLFKKLERGLKEATLYKEGKKNAAARVHDHKTIEFKPVTLMKPNQIKKLRLSLGLSQKEFANFLAVSHETVAKWEQGGNKPKGVALRLMDILANQGEDLIKKVSSNYF from the coding sequence ATGACCTTATTTAAAAAACTTGAAAGAGGATTAAAAGAGGCAACCCTCTACAAAGAAGGCAAAAAAAATGCTGCCGCAAGAGTTCATGATCACAAAACTATTGAGTTTAAACCCGTTACTCTTATGAAGCCAAATCAAATTAAAAAACTTCGTCTTTCGCTAGGCCTAAGCCAAAAAGAATTTGCAAATTTTTTAGCTGTTTCGCACGAAACTGTTGCTAAATGGGAACAAGGTGGAAATAAACCCAAAGGTGTAGCTTTAAGATTGATGGATATACTTGCTAATCAAGGAGAAGATTTAATTAAAAAAGTATCTTCAAATTACTTTTAA
- a CDS encoding Fic family protein produces the protein MIKFLNKEIFKNTGIGFFGNFRDREIFFDTGNHCREGSNPQNIEAELITLFNDHFLNTFSEQWESESRFLRLCAIFLESFFRIHPFPDGNGRTGRLFLILMGIHSQKFYFERFEIHKKEENNYINALRKAHKLYNHEYHFKRGNAYNDLIKWLKARLTNLSNFNGIEEEPD, from the coding sequence TTGATAAAATTTCTTAATAAGGAAATTTTTAAAAATACAGGTATTGGTTTTTTTGGAAATTTTCGTGATAGAGAAATTTTTTTTGATACAGGTAATCATTGCAGAGAAGGATCAAATCCTCAAAATATTGAAGCAGAACTTATTACTTTATTTAATGATCATTTTTTAAATACTTTTTCTGAGCAATGGGAATCAGAATCCCGTTTTTTAAGACTTTGTGCCATATTCTTAGAAAGTTTTTTTAGAATTCATCCGTTTCCTGATGGCAATGGAAGAACTGGAAGGTTATTTTTAATTTTGATGGGGATACATAGTCAAAAATTTTATTTTGAACGCTTTGAAATTCATAAAAAAGAAGAAAATAACTACATAAACGCTTTAAGAAAAGCTCATAAATTATATAATCATGAATACCATTTTAAGCGAGGCAATGCTTACAATGATTTAATTAAATGGTTAAAAGCAAGATTAACTAATTTAAGTAACTTTAATGGAATTGAAGAAGAGCCTGATTAA
- a CDS encoding phage tail tube protein: MSNIKGGRITFKIDGKSYDCLGDFKYGIGADKREAIVGTSGVIGYSTIAQVPFIEGDIVKGHLLSGIDLSQVDGSTITLDLADGTTFALYDAWCVNDKGMELETKQGKITLRFEGRKGLEIGA, encoded by the coding sequence ATGAGCAACATTAAAGGCGGCAGAATTACGTTTAAAATTGATGGAAAATCTTACGACTGCCTTGGCGATTTTAAATACGGCATTGGTGCCGACAAACGCGAAGCCATTGTAGGCACAAGCGGTGTGATTGGCTACTCCACCATTGCCCAAGTGCCTTTTATTGAAGGCGACATTGTAAAAGGCCATTTGCTCAGCGGTATCGATTTATCGCAAGTTGATGGCTCCACCATTACCCTCGACCTCGCTGATGGCACCACTTTTGCCCTTTACGACGCTTGGTGCGTTAACGACAAAGGCATGGAACTCGAAACCAAACAAGGCAAAATTACATTACGTTTTGAAGGCCGCAAAGGCTTGGAGATTGGCGCATGA
- the tnpA gene encoding IS200/IS605 family transposase, with protein MELDSNNHSVFSLNYHLILVIKYRKKVLTNQKMLLRLREIAEYIGISHNVKIKEMNGEPDHVHFLLRTKPNCELSKYINAMKSATSRLLKKEFPEIKKKLWEESFWTTSYCLISVGGAPINVLKRYIENQGGVEH; from the coding sequence ATTGAGTTAGATTCTAATAATCATTCTGTATTTAGTTTAAACTATCATTTGATTTTGGTTATTAAATATAGAAAAAAAGTTTTAACAAATCAAAAAATGTTATTGCGACTTAGAGAAATTGCAGAATATATTGGGATAAGCCACAATGTAAAAATTAAGGAAATGAATGGGGAACCTGATCATGTTCATTTTTTGCTTAGAACAAAACCAAACTGTGAACTTTCTAAATATATAAATGCGATGAAATCGGCTACAAGTAGACTTCTTAAAAAGGAATTTCCTGAAATCAAAAAAAAACTTTGGGAAGAATCTTTTTGGACAACATCCTATTGCTTAATAAGTGTAGGCGGTGCTCCTATAAATGTTCTGAAAAGGTATATTGAAAATCAAGGTGGAGTTGAGCATTAA
- a CDS encoding DNA circularization protein — translation MSVTKNWKDNLQQASFQGIPFEIEGHSAEFGRRIVSHAFPFRDKPYNEDLGKKQRTFQITGFLVGDNYFAVRDKLIAAIEKGKQGELVHPYLGTMQVECATLSVSENFNKGRYCTLNFTFIESGNSNPLKVIENKAAKVQELVAAVHGAGVQSFAKNFTSLAGTSKYLQQVVQALNSVMQGFHKAERAVTSIPILGADMAYVFAKIKKHMNGATMSGGDLGGVLWGCFAALKVAICGRASSADKQAVAKLMPHYAMPGMFYCVQQHSAATAEEERFFTAIQRAERAQKRILAFKILFYLRLSEKRRSVWRTSEARRAERNILELETLLQIFIICAWCDFAMGATFLSVNEINKSRDDIAEALDALMNRPLLNDNLYLTLYQLRSVVYENLNSVANELPVMKSIVVRYPQTLLHFCFEQFGNLSKESEILYLNNIKNPDFLYKGQLIKVIA, via the coding sequence ATGAGTGTAACAAAAAATTGGAAAGACAACTTACAGCAAGCAAGTTTTCAGGGCATTCCATTTGAAATTGAGGGGCACAGTGCCGAGTTTGGCAGGCGCATTGTGAGTCATGCGTTTCCGTTTAGAGATAAGCCCTATAACGAAGACTTGGGTAAAAAACAGCGTACCTTTCAAATAACTGGGTTTTTGGTGGGTGATAACTATTTTGCAGTTCGCGATAAACTTATTGCTGCCATCGAAAAAGGCAAACAAGGGGAGCTGGTGCACCCGTATTTGGGTACCATGCAGGTGGAGTGCGCTACCCTTTCGGTCTCCGAAAACTTTAACAAAGGGCGTTATTGCACTCTTAATTTTACGTTTATTGAAAGTGGCAATAGCAATCCGTTAAAAGTGATCGAAAACAAAGCGGCCAAAGTGCAAGAGTTGGTTGCGGCGGTGCATGGGGCAGGAGTGCAAAGCTTTGCAAAAAATTTTACAAGTCTTGCTGGCACTTCTAAATACCTCCAGCAAGTGGTGCAGGCGTTAAATAGTGTAATGCAGGGCTTTCATAAAGCAGAACGGGCTGTGACCTCTATTCCAATTTTGGGTGCAGATATGGCCTATGTGTTTGCTAAAATAAAAAAACACATGAACGGTGCCACCATGTCTGGCGGTGACTTAGGGGGCGTACTTTGGGGCTGCTTTGCAGCACTTAAAGTTGCAATATGTGGCAGAGCAAGCTCCGCCGACAAACAAGCGGTGGCAAAGCTGATGCCACATTACGCCATGCCAGGTATGTTTTATTGTGTGCAGCAACACTCTGCGGCCACTGCCGAAGAAGAGCGATTTTTTACCGCCATTCAGCGTGCCGAGCGCGCACAAAAAAGAATTTTAGCGTTTAAAATTTTGTTTTATTTGCGCTTAAGCGAAAAACGCCGCAGCGTGTGGCGCACCAGCGAAGCCCGTAGAGCCGAGCGCAATATTTTAGAGCTCGAAACCTTGCTGCAAATTTTTATTATTTGCGCATGGTGCGATTTTGCTATGGGTGCCACGTTTTTAAGTGTCAACGAAATTAATAAATCCCGAGACGACATTGCCGAAGCCCTCGATGCCCTGATGAACCGCCCGCTACTCAATGACAACTTGTATTTAACTCTCTACCAGTTGCGCTCCGTTGTGTACGAAAACTTAAACTCCGTTGCCAACGAGCTGCCAGTTATGAAGTCAATTGTGGTGCGTTATCCGCAAACTCTGTTGCATTTTTGCTTTGAGCAGTTTGGCAATCTGAGTAAAGAAAGCGAAATTTTGTATTTGAATAACATTAAAAACCCTGATTTTTTGTACAAAGGGCAACTGATTAAGGTGATTGCATGA